TCCATCCACAGAGGTAAGAAAACAGTGTTGAGCTCAACCCTTTGCTGGCTGAATGTAAAAAAGCTTGTACCACTCCCAGTATTGGATCTTAAAAACATTTTAAACATATTAAATATGTTAAAGACTGTCAAAAATCATTCATGCTACAAAAAACTCACATCAGTTCCTTATTCAACTTTCCTCACAAATCACAAAATTTTGGGTTTGCAATAATTGTATTAACTCATGCCTGCTGGGTAAATCACATGGTGTACTGCAAAAATTAGGCTGATACCAATATATTGGTGTACCTCTTAtatcaatatacagtactgtacagtagtaGTAATTTGTCACTTAACCAGTTACCATGTTGTTTAAacggtcatgtgtgtgtgttatttataCTATGTATGTAATGTTGCATTCATAGGTATAAATTATCTATTTGCATGGGTTGTCTACATCAATTTTTGAAGAGAGGCTATTTGCGCCCACAGTCAACAGGAGGCAGCACTGGTGAGGACGAAGAGTTGTTGTCGATGACGGCGGAGACACGCCGCAACACACATTACAATGAACATCCCGAGAAGGATAAAAATGCTACAGGGTCTAGTGACCATCACCACTCTGCTGTTCCTGGGCCTCCGGCTATGGTCGATCATAAGCACAAGAAATCATTTACAAGTCACAGAAATAAAAGGTCAGTTGCAAACTTGTAAGTAGTGTAGTAGGTAGAAGTAGATTTCCTTGTATGTTGAGTATAGAAAGGATTTTCTACTTTTCCAAAAAATTAAGGTAATACAGACGGCTGTATATTGTGCACTGTATATACTGAATCAGCATCCTGGAAAGGAGCAGCAATTTTTACACATTTCTACTCCACCATAAGTTGCCACCATTTCTACCCCACCATAAGTTGCCATCATTTCTACCCCACCATAAGTCACCACCATTTCTACCCCACCATAAGTTGCCACCATTTGTACCCCACCATAAGTGACCACCATTTCTACCCCACCATAAGTTGCCATCATTTCTACCCCACCATAAGTGACCACCATTTCTACCCCACCATAAGTTGCCACCATTTCTACCCCACCATAAGTCACCACATCTTTTTCTAGTTTTGTAGACAAGGGAGGGAGACATGGGGGGGGGTCATAGGCCCCACCCTCAACatgagagagacaggcaggtacGTACTACTGACTCGTGGTGTCAGGATAAGAGTTTTCCTCTTAAGGTTGGATGGTTTTTATGTTCTCTGTTTCATTCTAGTTTACACAATATGTGGACTAACTCAATTTACGTACATGTAATTGACAAAAATGTCGATTAGAGTACGTACCTACTGAATCAGTGATTCAGCCTTGGGAAGCCTCCGAGGctaactcagaaattggcatttcattacataagTTCTTATGGAATGAACTTTTTATGGCGCCAAcaaatgctgttttttttttttggctctgAATATTATTGTGTATGTATTTTTCAAAACTGTTGCAGCCCAAGTGATTTAGAAGCCGATGATGAGGACAACCAAGATTATGACTCCCTCACCATGAGTGACTCCACCTTATCTCTCGTCCAGCCAGCTTCTTCAGCCATAACAAGCATTCATCCCTCTAATAATCTTCAGAACACGCGTCAACCTGCAAATGGGCGGCCCGCAACACCGACGTCCGAAAGTGTAGATGAAGTAGGTTATTGAACTGTATCCTGCTTATATTTGTTCCTCTAAATGAAGATGAATGCCATATAGTATGTTTAAAAATCAGTTTTTTCAACATTGTAAGTGAAAGTCATTTTTGGAAAGCATAGGAAGGTAACACTTCCAGATGAATGGAAAAATAGTTGTGGctgtatatattataaaatataaccAAAGCATTAAATGAGACGCCTTTCTGGGGAGGGGGAACTCGATAGCTCCCTGTTGCTAGCCACACTTAAGAGAACTGTGTGTAAGTCACAGCTGCCCTAGGCATCTTTAACAATTGGGCTGCACCCCTGTTTATAGGAGACAGTTCTGTGCCCTGGTGTGTAAggaagaaatacaaaacaaaaatcaagctttttaatattatttaaatGCATTCCCTCATCATGAGGAAAAAAAAATTGTGACTGGCCATGTTGACGCTGGGAAACCtagcaatgatgttacaattcccTCGTGTTCATGGAGCAGTCGCCCCCGATCAGGTGTGGGGCAGGAATTGCCACCAAGTTATTTCTACTTATGTATTTCAGTGTCTCTAATTTTTTGTTCTCTGGTTTTAGCAATAATGTTATTCAATAATGTGTCATTTAAGAAATTTATTTATGTTATTCCACTATTATTGTTCTCTTATTGGGCCCacatagattatgcagttcaattttgccGCCATGttatagaatggacataaatttTCTTGAGCATATTCAGTTaatgatgacaaagttaatcccaagaTTTAGAAACCTTCCATATGAAGAGATTGAAAAAGATTAATTTACATTCTTTAGAAAGGGAAGGAGTTAGAGGTGACACGATTGATGTATACAAGTTGATGAATGGTCATAACAAGGgcaatattaataaggtattaaatacATCAACACAAAatggaacatgaaacaatggatataaattagataagttttgatttaggaaaaTACCTGAGTAAATATTGGTTTGGTAGCAAAGTTGTTGACTTGTGACACAGATTACAATGTAACATAATGGACATGGGATCACATGATTGTTTATGCTAGGATGATGTATAACAGATGAGCTATACTAGggttgaatataaataaatacctaaataaataaatacctaaataaacatttatttatttatttaagatacatacatacaagagattttacaaagattgatggatttatagatagagctagtacata
The nucleotide sequence above comes from Procambarus clarkii isolate CNS0578487 chromosome 71, FALCON_Pclarkii_2.0, whole genome shotgun sequence. Encoded proteins:
- the LOC123745597 gene encoding PRKC apoptosis WT1 regulator protein isoform X3, which codes for MEPLGVLCEADEECEGSERDAGTGGGLFPGAPDHDASPKPATRLKEKRMNRPNHTNKGKQQRDRRKLREKRRSTGVVHLPSTERGYLRPQSTGGSTGEDEELLSMTAETRRNTHYNEHPEKDKNATGSSDHHHSAVPGPPAMVDHKHKKSFTSHRNKSPSDLEADDEDNQDYDSLTMSDSTLSLVQPASSAITSIHPSNNLQNTRQPANGRPATPTSESVDELLESAREENRRLLGLLEERDRRISSLESRLSLLTGELTQACSERSNLRQENTALIRAMASLTAK